The nucleotide sequence aacaaggttcaagaagctgaagattatctactagtcctaaagcaggatagtggtgaatctgtggcagcctacatcgccaagtttgagaggattctttatgaggcaaagggcaaagattggcctgatgtcaccaagatttcagcgttcaggaaaggcctcaatcctactctccgaggacgtctcaaccagcagttgaatcttccaaaatcatacactgatttccttcgtgtggttcaacaattgggaagtcattctttcagctcaaattccaccaatgtttcccactctcaatcacaccaatctggctctcacaccaagtctgatcctatggacctcagcgtcatcaatatcaactccctgtcagcagcgtccacctccctagatgaaaggaacagacgacgacaacaaggatcctgtgtgagatgtggctcctctgatcattgggtgaaggattgttccatgaaggcacacaaggaatccaataaaatatggaaccagcaga is from Aspergillus chevalieri M1 DNA, chromosome 8, nearly complete sequence and encodes:
- a CDS encoding uncharacterized protein (COG:S;~EggNog:ENOG410PTJJ;~InterPro:IPR032567,IPR005162,IPR036875;~PFAM:PF03732;~go_function: GO:0003676 - nucleic acid binding [Evidence IEA];~go_function: GO:0008270 - zinc ion binding [Evidence IEA]); the protein is MDPFQELRNEFSSTIRALQNEIESVKNEPKPLQRPKPCLPDPEKFNGQSLKFDTWLASMKAKLRIDAPAIGDAVAQFYYVYLNLESKVQALVLPQLSYAEDTNTWDYNTILDQLSLVYDNPNKVQEAEDYLLVLKQDSGESVAAYIAKFERILYEAKGKDWPDVTKISAFRKGLNPTLRGRLNQQLNLPKSYTDFLRVVQQLGSHSFSSNSTNVSHSQSHQSGSHTKSDPMDLSVININSLSAASTSLDERNRRRQQGSCVRCGSSDHWVKDCSMKAHKESNKIWNQQMIARLEANRLDDLNDLDD